A single Candidatus Krumholzibacteriia bacterium DNA region contains:
- a CDS encoding RNA polymerase sigma factor translates to MDPATEAMGIDALLARARRGDAAAENALFSRLHARTLALAKKRIWDYVAAEDVAQETIRTALEKYREADLQHGLFPWLFTILHHKVGNYLTRRQRDKDRFGTGGIPHASESASLVVSGGQTMVELVHSLENALQRLSGDCRRIFRLLLEGASREDIRNAFDGEPMGTIDSRISRCRTRLLAMLEEGEGGGR, encoded by the coding sequence GTGGATCCTGCCACCGAAGCCATGGGCATCGACGCCCTCCTGGCGCGGGCGCGGCGTGGCGATGCCGCCGCCGAGAACGCCTTGTTCTCGCGCTTGCATGCAAGAACCCTGGCATTGGCGAAAAAGAGGATCTGGGACTACGTCGCCGCCGAGGACGTGGCGCAGGAGACGATCCGCACCGCCCTGGAGAAATACCGCGAGGCGGACTTGCAGCATGGGCTCTTCCCCTGGCTGTTCACCATCCTGCACCACAAGGTGGGCAACTATCTGACGCGCCGGCAGCGGGACAAGGACCGGTTCGGCACCGGTGGCATCCCCCACGCTTCCGAGTCGGCGTCTCTCGTCGTGAGTGGCGGGCAGACCATGGTGGAGCTCGTCCATTCGCTGGAGAACGCATTGCAACGACTGTCCGGTGACTGCCGCCGGATCTTCCGTCTGCTCCTGGAAGGAGCGTCACGGGAGGACATCCGGAACGCCTTCGATGGCGAACCCATGGGAACCATCGACAGCCGCATCTCCCGCTGTCGTACCCGTTTGCTCGCCATGCTGGAGGAAGGCGAAGGGGGTGGACGATGA
- a CDS encoding tetratricopeptide repeat protein, protein MNSAPCPRPELQALVARYELGALEPAERAAFEQHVLECDACVLELERGVRMAEALREGRSGFAALLQEEPPTAAAIAASPSTVSVPVPRVQRRLAGLVPFLRPRLLVPAAAALLIGLGLWQEARRSDIRRWASFPPQIAASGGMRSSTPGDAVAELLDAGASYFDLGQHAEAQRYFRAALEREPDSVPAAYGLGLVLAVGGDLQGAIPLLERAAPRAEGEQRDAVQWVLANAYLARGEREAARRVLALLVASSGAYAPRAQDLDRRLRP, encoded by the coding sequence ATGAACAGCGCCCCCTGCCCACGGCCGGAGTTGCAAGCGCTGGTGGCTCGCTACGAGCTGGGAGCGCTCGAGCCGGCCGAGCGCGCCGCCTTCGAACAGCACGTGCTCGAGTGCGATGCTTGCGTCCTGGAGCTCGAGCGCGGCGTCCGGATGGCGGAGGCCCTGCGCGAAGGGCGCTCAGGCTTCGCGGCATTGTTGCAGGAAGAACCGCCTACCGCTGCGGCGATTGCTGCATCACCGTCCACGGTGTCGGTCCCCGTTCCGAGAGTGCAGCGCCGGCTGGCGGGGCTCGTGCCCTTCCTCCGTCCGCGTTTGCTCGTTCCCGCTGCCGCCGCGCTTCTCATCGGCTTAGGGCTCTGGCAGGAGGCCCGCCGGAGCGACATCCGGCGTTGGGCCAGCTTCCCGCCCCAGATTGCGGCGAGCGGGGGCATGCGCAGCTCGACGCCCGGGGACGCAGTGGCCGAGCTTCTCGATGCCGGGGCGTCGTACTTCGACCTCGGCCAACACGCCGAGGCACAGCGCTATTTCCGCGCCGCCTTGGAGCGCGAACCGGACTCGGTGCCGGCAGCCTACGGCCTGGGCCTGGTGCTCGCGGTGGGCGGAGATCTGCAGGGCGCGATTCCACTCTTGGAACGAGCCGCGCCCCGTGCCGAGGGTGAGCAGCGCGACGCGGTGCAATGGGTGCTGGCGAACGCGTACCTCGCCCGAGGCGAGCGCGAGGCGGCGCGCCGAGTCCTCGCTCTCCTCGTTGCCTCTTCGGGCGCTTACGCTCCGCGAGCCCAGGACCTCGACCGCCGGTTGCGACCATGA